CGTCACGCACACCGAGCAGTTTGCCGTCGTCGCTGAAGTAATAGAAATCGGTGCGCGGTCCCTTGTCTTCCTTGCCTTCCAGATACGGCAGGAAGTTGTAGCCGTCCAGATGCACCTTGAAGTTTTTCACACCGGCCTTGTAGCCCTTGAGCAACTGTTCTTTCACGTCGGTGACCCCGGCGGCGGCGAGCAAGGTCGGCATCCAATCCTGGTGCGACATGACCTGGTTGGAGATGGTGTCGGGCTTGATGTGGTTCGGCCAGCGAACGATGGCCGGCACACGAAAGCCCCCTTCCCAGTTGGTGTTCTTCTCGCCGCGGAACGGGGTGATGCCTGCGTCCGGCCACTGGTTGAAGTGCACACCGTTGTCGGTGGAGTAAATGACGATGGTGTTATCGGCAACACCCAACTCATCAATTTTTTTCAGCAGTTGGCCAACCTGGTCATCGTGTTCGAGCATACCGTCGTTGTACTCGCCCTGCCCCGACCTGCCGGCGACCTTGGCGCTGACGTGAGTGTAGTAATGCATGCGCGTGGAGTTGAACCAGACAAAGAACGGCTTGTCGGCCTTGACCGCTTTGTCCATGAAGTTGGTCGACGCTGCCAGAAATTCTTCGTCTATGGTTTCCATGCGTTTTTTGGTCAAGGCGCCCAGGTCTTCGATCTTGCCGTCGACACTGCTGCGAATCACGCCACGAGGACGGAACATCTTGTCCATGACGGGGTTCTTGGTCCAGTCCGGGTCTTCGGGACCTTCTTCAGCATTGAGGTGATAGAGATTGCCGAAGAACTCGTCAAAACCGTGGTTGGTCGGCAGATATTCGTCGCGGTCGCCCAAATGATTCTTGCCGAATTGACCGGTGGTGTAACCGAGCGGTTTGAGCAACTCGGCGATCGTTGGGTCTTCAGGCTTCAGGCCCACTGTCGCACCCGGGATGCCGACCTTGGTCAAGCCCGTGCGCACGGGGTGCTGGCCGGTAATGAACGCAGCCCGTCCCGCGGTGCAGCTCTGCTCGCCGTAGTAGTCGGTGAACATCACACCTTCCTTGGCGAGACGGTCGATGTTGGGCGTTTGATAGCCCATGATGCCGTTGCTGTACCGACTGATGTTGGTGATGCCGATGTCATCACCGAAAATCACCAGAATGTTCGGCTTGTCTGCGGCCATGGCCTGTGACGACACGCCTGCCGCCAGCAAGGCGACCGCGCTGCACCAACGCTTGAGCCTGGAGCTCACACACATCATGCCTTTCTCCTGATTCTTATT
The Pseudomonas sp. MYb327 DNA segment above includes these coding regions:
- a CDS encoding arylsulfatase; protein product: MMCVSSRLKRWCSAVALLAAGVSSQAMAADKPNILVIFGDDIGITNISRYSNGIMGYQTPNIDRLAKEGVMFTDYYGEQSCTAGRAAFITGQHPVRTGLTKVGIPGATVGLKPEDPTIAELLKPLGYTTGQFGKNHLGDRDEYLPTNHGFDEFFGNLYHLNAEEGPEDPDWTKNPVMDKMFRPRGVIRSSVDGKIEDLGALTKKRMETIDEEFLAASTNFMDKAVKADKPFFVWFNSTRMHYYTHVSAKVAGRSGQGEYNDGMLEHDDQVGQLLKKIDELGVADNTIVIYSTDNGVHFNQWPDAGITPFRGEKNTNWEGGFRVPAIVRWPNHIKPDTISNQVMSHQDWMPTLLAAAGVTDVKEQLLKGYKAGVKNFKVHLDGYNFLPYLEGKEDKGPRTDFYYFSDDGKLLGVRDGDWKLVFAEQRAHQFDVWRDPFVELRIPKVFNLRRDPFERADTDSNNYNQWWDKKVGIVAMPALVRVQQFLGTFQQFPPRQRPATFTADQMVEKFMHYQIQ